Proteins from a single region of Meles meles chromosome 10, mMelMel3.1 paternal haplotype, whole genome shotgun sequence:
- the LOC123951493 gene encoding coiled-coil domain-containing protein 173-like: MESKKKVEAMRKAGRLDDKLEPICDLIIANIYSPATRSRIKEHKEEEERRRKHEERDAKEIKRQNALYEIEMRKKLEKKKEEINESRKLFFEHMNDKNIIKAVERQQQEEEDEKIRKFIKAKKRLTQMGKEKEAETHRLMEERRERINNFLSELMKEKLDNEDLIIARDTAEAEAEWEKREKEKYEKNKAELKAIAEYRAVVMKNKEKEERQRKLDAKEQLLAIMKADQIFQEHEKEKKRKADKERQELRDAHIQQMAQNKFNAKQGKQAELEYYRLTEALVAEKEKEFQDYAREVIELESESTNKYIYPLVKAVREGHGGGRGPVFVDRGGLRPSYQANDVTGVQLPFYNSQGSKYSNFQKPKGRLGFTW, translated from the coding sequence cctgcgacccgTTCAAGAATCAAGGAAcataaagaggaagaagaaagaaggagaaaacatGAAGAAAGGGATGCTAAGGAAATAAAGCGACAGAATGCAttatatgaaatagaaatgagaaaaaaactagaaaagaaaaaagaagagataaatgaaAGCAGAAAACTGTTTTTTGAACATATGAATGACAAAAATATCATCAAAGCTGTAGAACGGCAGCAGCAAGAGGAGGAAGATGAAAAGATTAGAAAATTTATCAAAGCAAAAAAGCGTCTTACacaaatggggaaagaaaaagaagctgaaaCACACAGGCtaatggaagaaaggagagaaagaataaataacttTCTGAGTGAACTAATGAAAGAGAAACTTGACAATGAAGATTTGATTATTGCTAGAGATACTGCAGAAGCTGaggctgaatgggaaaaaagagaaaaagaaaaatatgaaaaaaacaaagcagaattaAAAGCAATTGCAGAATATAGAGCTGttgtgatgaaaaataaagagaaagaagaaagacagaggaaaCTAGATGCAAAAGAACAATTGCTGGCTATCATGAAAGCAGATCAGATTTTCCAAGAgcatgaaaaggagaaaaaacgcAAAGCTGATAAAGAACGTCAAGAACTTCGAGATGCCCATATTCAGCAAATGGCCCAAAATAAATTTAATGCAAAACAAGGAAAACAAGCAGAATTAGAGTATTACAGACTTACTGAAGCTCTTGTGGCtgaaaaggagaaggaatttCAGGATTATGCCAGAGAAGTAATTGAACTTGAGTCTGAATCAACAAATAAGTATATCTATCCTCTTGTAAAAGCTGTACGGGAAGGACATGGAGGTGGCCGTGGACCAGTTTTCGTGGACAGAGGTGGATTAAGACCCAGTTATCAGGCAAATGATGTCACTGGAGTCCAGCTTCCTTTTTATAACTCTCAGGGATCAAAATATAGTAATTTTCAAAAGCCTAAGGGAAGGCTAGGTTTTACATGGtag